The Populus nigra chromosome 4, ddPopNigr1.1, whole genome shotgun sequence genome contains the following window.
tTAAACAAGTTAAGTACCTTGAGAATCTTGAGCTTCACACTTCCATAAACCAAGCCAAAACTGAATGCCGATGCACGCGCCACCTACACATAAATCAACTTTTTAAAGGTCAGGAATCGACCAGAAGGAAGAGAGTGGAGAGAGAGTTGCTCACCAGAGCGAGAGTGCTGGCGCCGGAGTAAGGACCTGGAGGTGGAGTCATTTGATTAGTTGGAGATATGATCAAGAAAGCCTTTCGAGAAAACCCTAGATCAGAACTCCGGTGAAGCTAGGTGGAAGGTGGACTTGTCGCTTCTGATTTTTTCTTCTGCGCGATCCCAATATCCAAATCTTCCTCTCGAATCGCTTTTTCAAGGGTCGGGTTGCCAACCTCAATGTCAAGTCACCCCCGCAAACATCAAACGCAGCGTTccgatttttatatttttgctaCTTTATCTATCAATTAAGTGTCTTTGTTTTTgcggtatttttaaattttacattttttaaaaatttaaattatttatttatatttttagatgtgctaatataaaaaataaataaatatatataatattttaatgacggatgaaatattttatatatataaaaatatttattctacaCAATTCTTATAacaagtgtaaaaaataaaatttaaaaggcataattgaaaataaaaatattgaatttaaaaaacgaTAAGAAAAGGAGACCCAGGATCTAATAACTTGATAAATGTGCAAACTATGTCATGAACATTATTGGatgaaataagtttttatttctgtaattttttttatttaattatacaccAACTAGATGCAGGAGACTTTCTTTATATCAAACATCAATTTTTCtctcaaaaaaataagattgatgCCAtggtttgaaataaaaaatagttatattttaaaaagaaaaataacaacaaaagaagggtttttttaaagtcaaataaaaaaataccttcaaaaaaacaaacaatgaaatgatttattttgaaagaaatatta
Protein-coding sequences here:
- the LOC133691386 gene encoding uncharacterized protein LOC133691386; the encoded protein is MTPPPGPYSGASTLALVARASAFSFGLVYGSVKLKILKMKVNSRNKAEAKAHH